A genomic segment from Lineus longissimus chromosome 15, tnLinLong1.2, whole genome shotgun sequence encodes:
- the LOC135499292 gene encoding guanylate kinase-like isoform X3, whose product MLFTFALRRFAAAAVGAEVLNILQKLTMSSPYRPIVMSGPSGSGKSTLLHRLMDKHKDCFAFSVSHTTRKPRPGEVHGTDYCFSTREEMQQAIDNDEFIESAEFSGNLYGTSKKAVEEVAKTGRICILDIDMQGVKNIKATNLNPRYIFIRAPSMDILEKRLRGRDTDTEDAVQRRLASAKAELEYSHEKGSYDMVIVNHDVDIAYEQLEGFLKDDIETIRKAKFKSR is encoded by the exons ATGCTCTTTACTTTCGCCCTAAGGCGATTTGCAGCTGCAG CTGTTGGGGCCGAAGTTCTCAACATTCTTCAAAAACTAACCATGTCGTCGCCGTACCGGCCTATCGTGATGAGCGGGCCATCGGGAAGTGGCAAGAGCACACTCTTACATCGGCTCATGGACAAACACAAGGACTGTTTTGCATTTAGCGTCTCAC ACACAACGAGAAAGCCGCGACCAGGGGAGGTTCATGGGACAGATTATTGTTTTTCAACGAGAGAAGAGATGCAGCAGGCAATAGATAACGATGAATTTATCGAGTCGGCAGAATTCTCAGGGAATCTTTATGGAACAAG TAAAAAGGCTGTGGAGGAGGTGGCCAAGACCGGGCGTATATGTATATTAGATATCGACATGCAAGGTGTGAAGAATATCAAGGCCACAAATCTTAACCCGAGATATATATTTATTAGGGCACCGAGCATGGACATTTTG GAGAAACGGTTACGGGGTAGAGATACTGACACTGAAGATGCCGTTCAGAGGCGATTAGCCTCAGCAAAGGCAGAATTAGAATATT CTCATGAAAAGGGATCGTATGACATGGTGATTGTAAATCACGACGTGGATATCGCATATGAACAACTTGAGGGATTTCTCAAAGAC GATATAGAGACTATACGTAAAGCAAAGTTCAAGTCACGATGA
- the LOC135499292 gene encoding guanylate kinase-like isoform X2, whose amino-acid sequence MASYIIDPLYAVVQSAYTMLRAVGAEVLNILQKLTMSSPYRPIVMSGPSGSGKSTLLHRLMDKHKDCFAFSVSHTTRKPRPGEVHGTDYCFSTREEMQQAIDNDEFIESAEFSGNLYGTSKKAVEEVAKTGRICILDIDMQGVKNIKATNLNPRYIFIRAPSMDILEKRLRGRDTDTEDAVQRRLASAKAELEYSHEKGSYDMVIVNHDVDIAYEQLEGFLKDDIETIRKAKFKSR is encoded by the exons ATGGCTTCTTATATCATAGACCCATTATACGCTGTTGTACAATCAGCATACACCATGCTGAGAG CTGTTGGGGCCGAAGTTCTCAACATTCTTCAAAAACTAACCATGTCGTCGCCGTACCGGCCTATCGTGATGAGCGGGCCATCGGGAAGTGGCAAGAGCACACTCTTACATCGGCTCATGGACAAACACAAGGACTGTTTTGCATTTAGCGTCTCAC ACACAACGAGAAAGCCGCGACCAGGGGAGGTTCATGGGACAGATTATTGTTTTTCAACGAGAGAAGAGATGCAGCAGGCAATAGATAACGATGAATTTATCGAGTCGGCAGAATTCTCAGGGAATCTTTATGGAACAAG TAAAAAGGCTGTGGAGGAGGTGGCCAAGACCGGGCGTATATGTATATTAGATATCGACATGCAAGGTGTGAAGAATATCAAGGCCACAAATCTTAACCCGAGATATATATTTATTAGGGCACCGAGCATGGACATTTTG GAGAAACGGTTACGGGGTAGAGATACTGACACTGAAGATGCCGTTCAGAGGCGATTAGCCTCAGCAAAGGCAGAATTAGAATATT CTCATGAAAAGGGATCGTATGACATGGTGATTGTAAATCACGACGTGGATATCGCATATGAACAACTTGAGGGATTTCTCAAAGAC GATATAGAGACTATACGTAAAGCAAAGTTCAAGTCACGATGA
- the LOC135499292 gene encoding guanylate kinase-like isoform X4 — MSSPYRPIVMSGPSGSGKSTLLHRLMDKHKDCFAFSVSHTTRKPRPGEVHGTDYCFSTREEMQQAIDNDEFIESAEFSGNLYGTSKKAVEEVAKTGRICILDIDMQGVKNIKATNLNPRYIFIRAPSMDILEKRLRGRDTDTEDAVQRRLASAKAELEYSHEKGSYDMVIVNHDVDIAYEQLEGFLKDDIETIRKAKFKSR; from the exons ATGTCGTCGCCGTACCGGCCTATCGTGATGAGCGGGCCATCGGGAAGTGGCAAGAGCACACTCTTACATCGGCTCATGGACAAACACAAGGACTGTTTTGCATTTAGCGTCTCAC ACACAACGAGAAAGCCGCGACCAGGGGAGGTTCATGGGACAGATTATTGTTTTTCAACGAGAGAAGAGATGCAGCAGGCAATAGATAACGATGAATTTATCGAGTCGGCAGAATTCTCAGGGAATCTTTATGGAACAAG TAAAAAGGCTGTGGAGGAGGTGGCCAAGACCGGGCGTATATGTATATTAGATATCGACATGCAAGGTGTGAAGAATATCAAGGCCACAAATCTTAACCCGAGATATATATTTATTAGGGCACCGAGCATGGACATTTTG GAGAAACGGTTACGGGGTAGAGATACTGACACTGAAGATGCCGTTCAGAGGCGATTAGCCTCAGCAAAGGCAGAATTAGAATATT CTCATGAAAAGGGATCGTATGACATGGTGATTGTAAATCACGACGTGGATATCGCATATGAACAACTTGAGGGATTTCTCAAAGAC GATATAGAGACTATACGTAAAGCAAAGTTCAAGTCACGATGA
- the LOC135499292 gene encoding guanylate kinase-like isoform X1 has product MLFTFALRRFAAAAFRESEGAVWLQSSAPYLDFRAVGAEVLNILQKLTMSSPYRPIVMSGPSGSGKSTLLHRLMDKHKDCFAFSVSHTTRKPRPGEVHGTDYCFSTREEMQQAIDNDEFIESAEFSGNLYGTSKKAVEEVAKTGRICILDIDMQGVKNIKATNLNPRYIFIRAPSMDILEKRLRGRDTDTEDAVQRRLASAKAELEYSHEKGSYDMVIVNHDVDIAYEQLEGFLKDDIETIRKAKFKSR; this is encoded by the exons ATGCTCTTTACTTTCGCCCTAAGGCGATTTGCAGCTGCAG CTTTCAGGGAATCTGAAGGGGCAGTATGGCTTCAGTCGAGTGCACCATATCTTGACTTTAGGG CTGTTGGGGCCGAAGTTCTCAACATTCTTCAAAAACTAACCATGTCGTCGCCGTACCGGCCTATCGTGATGAGCGGGCCATCGGGAAGTGGCAAGAGCACACTCTTACATCGGCTCATGGACAAACACAAGGACTGTTTTGCATTTAGCGTCTCAC ACACAACGAGAAAGCCGCGACCAGGGGAGGTTCATGGGACAGATTATTGTTTTTCAACGAGAGAAGAGATGCAGCAGGCAATAGATAACGATGAATTTATCGAGTCGGCAGAATTCTCAGGGAATCTTTATGGAACAAG TAAAAAGGCTGTGGAGGAGGTGGCCAAGACCGGGCGTATATGTATATTAGATATCGACATGCAAGGTGTGAAGAATATCAAGGCCACAAATCTTAACCCGAGATATATATTTATTAGGGCACCGAGCATGGACATTTTG GAGAAACGGTTACGGGGTAGAGATACTGACACTGAAGATGCCGTTCAGAGGCGATTAGCCTCAGCAAAGGCAGAATTAGAATATT CTCATGAAAAGGGATCGTATGACATGGTGATTGTAAATCACGACGTGGATATCGCATATGAACAACTTGAGGGATTTCTCAAAGAC GATATAGAGACTATACGTAAAGCAAAGTTCAAGTCACGATGA
- the LOC135499290 gene encoding beclin-1-like: MSLVRPDVGKAGTTHVNFSCQRCRQPLRLDHSFNSVDRTYFTEVSAPLANQNDREDTVDLIPEAAQTGFVTEGASRRTIKPLRLVSVESGNDFTLLGVSDGGNMENLSHRLKVMSYLFDVMSGQSEVDHPLCEECTDTLLDQLDQQLRITEDECKEYRDFLEKLGTNQETVDEAALDSELEQLRSEEKALDQQLESIESERLHLADQLQQEKEESKRLEEEESCYWKEYNEYKRQLLDLEECQRSVDNQLRYAQAQLDKLKKTNVFNATFHIWHSGHFGTINNFRLGRLPNVPVEWNEINAAWGQTVLLLHSLAKKMNLTFQRYHLVPYGSHSFLESLTDKSKELPLYGSGGIRFFWDTKFDHAMVGFLDCLQQFKEEVEKGDTQFCLPYKMEKGKIEDASTGTSYSIKIQFNSEEQWTKALKFMLTNLKWGLAWVSSQFANK; encoded by the exons ATGTCTCTTGTAAGACCAGACGTTGGAAAGGCGGGGACGACCCATGTAAATTTTTCCTGCCAGAGATGTCGTCAGCCTTTGAGACTGGACCATTCATTCAACTCTGTTGACAGGACCTACTTCACTGAAGTTTCAG CTCCTTTGGCAAATCAAAATGATAGAGAAGACACAGTGGACCTCATCCCTGAGGCCGCACAGACAGGGTTTGTCACAGAAGGGGCGTCTCGACGCACAATCAAACCACTTCGACTTGTCTCTGTTGAGAGCGGGAATGACTTCACACTCCTTGGGGTCTCTGATGGTGGAAACATGGAAAACTTGAGTCACAGATTAAAG GTGATGAGCTACCTATTTGATGTGATGTCAGGCCAGTCTGAGGTGGACCATCCACTTTGCGAGGAATGTACAGACACCCTCCTCGATCAGTTGGATCAGCAGCTAAGAATTACTGAGGATGAGTGTAAGGAATACAG ggACTTCCTAGAGAAACTTGGAACAAACCAAGAGACTGTTGATGAGGCTGCGTTAGATTCGGAGCTAGAGCAG CTCCGGTCAGAAGAAAAGGCATTAGATCAACAACTCGAAAGTATCGAGTCGGAGCGTCTTCATCTGGCCGACCAGCTGCAGCAGGAGAAGGAGGAGTCTAAGCGACTGGAGGAGGAGGAGTCATGCTATTGGAAGGAGTATAATGAGTACAAGAGACAGTTGTTAGATTTGGAGGAGTGCCAAAGAAG TGTTGACAACCAACTCAGATACGCCCAAGCACAACTTGataaattgaagaaaacaaatgtgttcaaCGCTACATTCCATATATG GCACAGTGGTCACTTTGGCACCATCAACAACTTCAGGCTGGGTAGGCTGCCAAACGTCCCG GTTGAATGGAATGAAATCAACGCCGCCTGGGGGCAGACTGTGTTACTACTCCACTCGTTGGCAAAGAAGATGAACCTGACGTTTCAGCGCTACCACCTCGTGCCATATGGAAGTCATTCCTTCCTCGAGTCGCTGACAGACAAGTCGAAGGAACTGCCACTGTACGGATCGGGGGGGATTCGTTTTTTCTGGGACACAAA ATTTGACCACGCGATGGTCGGATTCTTAGACTGTCTGCAGCAGTTCAAAGAGGAGGTAGAAAAGGGTGACACACAATTCTGTCTGCCGTACAAGATGGAGAAGGGGAAGATCGAGGATGCCAGCACTGGGACTTCTTATTCAATAAA GATTCAGTTTAACTCTGAAGAACAGTGGACCAAGGCTTTGAAGTTCATGCTGACGAATCTGAAGTGGGGACTGGCTTGGGTCTCATCACAATTTGCCAATAAGTAA